From Herbaspirillum sp. WKF16:
GCCTGCACCAGGATCTGTACGGGGAGCATGTGTTTCCGCTGCAGGTAGCGATCCTGCTGTCCGAGCCCGGAGCGGATTTCGAAGGCGGCGAGTTCGTGCTGACCGAGCAGCGGCCGCGCATGCAGTCGCGGCCCGAGGTGGTGCCGCTGCGCCGCGGCGATGCGGTGGCGTTCGCCGTCAGCCAGCGGCCGGTGCAAGGGGCGCGCGGCCCCGGCCATGTCTACCGGGTCGGCATGCGGCACGGCGTGTCGCGCCTGCGCTGGGGATCACGGCATACGTTGGGCATCATCTTCCATGACGCCGCCTGAGGCGTGAACCTCAGCGCGGCCCGGCCGCCGCGCCCGGCATCGGCGCGGGGCCGCCGGCGAGCCTGGCGCGCTGTTGCAGGCGGGCGCGGCGCTTGCGCACCCAGATGATCACGCCGGTCACCGAGAGCATCGCCACCAGCGCGCCCATGAAGGAGATCAGGATGCGGCCGGGCAAGCCCAGGATGCGCCCCGAATGCAGCGGGAATTGCGCTTGCAGGAAGATGTCGCCGGCGCTGCCGCTGCCCGGCAGGCGTCCGCCCTCGTAGGCGCCGCTGGCGGCGTCGAAGTACAGCCAGGCATTGCCCAGGCCGCCGTCGCCGTGGTCGTTGCCGGGCGCGAAAAAGCCCACGCCATAGACGCCGAACATGCCCGAATAGAACACCCCGCCGGCCGGCTCGCTCAGCCCCAGCTTGGCGGCCTGCTGCCGTCCCAGCGCGATGGCCCGCTCGCGCGAGACCGCCGGCTCGCCCACCTTCTCCGGCGCCAGCGGCGCGCGCGTCTCGAAGGGGCCGGCGGTCAGCGTCGATACCGTCTGCAGGATGGGCCGCATCACCTGGCGCTCCAGGTTCATCGATATCGAGGTCACCGCCAGCACCAGCAGCAATCCCCAGACCCACACGCCGCCGGAACGGTGCAGGTCGAAGTTGAGCTTGTGGCCGCCGTCGCGCCAGCGCAACGCGAACGACTTGCGCCAGCTGCGCCAGTTGGGGAAGGACAGGTAGATCGCGATGAAGCAGTCCAGCATCCACACGATGCCGATGATGCCCATCAGCCAGATCCCGGTCTCGATGCCGCCCATGTCGGGCAGGTGCATGGTGTAGTGCAGCTTGTAGAGGAAGGGCAGCAGGTTCTCGCGCGAGAGCGAGATCGCGCCCCACATCCGGCGCCCCTGGATCTCGGCGGTGACGGGGTCGACCGCGATCTGGTTGTAGTCCAGGACGTAGAGCTTGCCGGTGGCCGGGTCGATCCGCGGCTCCACCATCATGTTCATGGTATGGCCGGGCTCTTCGGCGGTCAGCACGTAGGTCACGCGCAGCTTGGGCTCGGCCTTCTCCACCAGGTTGGCCAGCTCCAGCCCCGGCCTGGGCGCGCCGGCGTTCGGCTGGTCGGCGCTCTTGGCATGGAACAGATGGGGATTGAGCCACGCATCCAGTTCGTGATCCCAGGAAATCACCGCGCCGGTGGCGCCCGCAATGAAAAGGAAGACCGCCGCAGCCAGGCCGAACCAGCGGTGGATGATGACGAAGAATGCGCGCATTGCTTGTGTACCTGGCGGGTGGCTTGGTCCTGTTGAATTGTTCGGATCGATGGCGGCGGATGCGCCGGCAGGCATTGTACTACCTGCCGGCGCCATGGCTGCCTGCCGGGCCTCAGGCCGCGGCTGCGATCTTCTTCAGGATGTCCTGCAACTGGTCGATGTCGTAGGGCTTGGGCAGCGAATGCGAAGCAAAGCCCACATTGCGCGCCACCATCGCGCCGTAGCCGGACGCGAAGATCACCGCCAGCTCGGGGAAACGCACCAGCGCCTTCTTGGCCAGGTCCACGCCGGAGATGCCCGGCAGGTTGACGTCGGTAAACAGGACGTCGAAGGTCTGCTCCTCCAGCGCCTGCTCCGCCTCTTCCCCGCTGGTCACGCCGCGGGCCGCGTGGCCCAGGGTTTCCAGCAGCTCGCACACCAGCTGCTGCGAGTCGATGTTGTCTTCCACCACCAACAGGCGCAAGCCGCCGGCGGCCGGCATCGACGCCGATGCCGCTTGCGGCACGGCCGCGCCGTTGGAGGCGGCGTAGCCGGCCTGCGCCTGGGCCTGCTCCAGCTGTTCCGGCGCCTGCTCCGACTTGCGCTGGCGCTCGGCCACCGGCAATACATGGATCGTGGCCGATGCCGCCGCCTCGCCCTCGGCCTGCGCGGCCGACCGTTGATGCGCGCGCTGCGCCAACTGCGCGTCATGCACCCGGTTGGACAGCATGTGGCGGATACGGCGCGCCAGCTGGTTGATGCGGTAAGGCTTGGACAACAGCTCCACGCCGGCGTCCAGGCGCCCCTCATGCACGATGGCGTCGCGCGGATAGCCCGAGGTGAACAGCACCTCGATGTCCGGCAACAGCAGGCGCGCCTGGCGCGCCAGTTCGGTGGCCGGCACGCTGCCCGGCATCACCACGTCGGTAAACAGCATGTCGATATGGATCCCGCTCTGCACGATGCCCAGCGCGCGCTCGCCGTTGTCGGCCTTAAGCACCTGGTAACCCAGCGACGACAGCGTATCGATCACGGTCAGCTGCAGGTTGGGATCGTCCTCTACCACCAGGATGGTCTCGTCGCCGCCGCGCACTTCCATCTCGCGGTTGTCTTCGATGGCGACCTCATCCTCGCGTGAGCGCGGGAAATAGATACGGATCGTGGTGCCGTGGCCCTGCTCGCTGTGGATGCTGATGTGGCCCTTGCTCTGCTTGACGAAACCGTAGGCCATCGACAAGCCCAGGCCGGTGCCCTCACCTTCCTTCTTGGTGGTGAAGAACGGCTCGAAGGCGCGCTCGCGCACGTGGGGCGACATGCCGTGGCCGTTATCTGAAATCGACAGCTCCACATACTCGCCCGGACTCAGGTCGGCCTGCGACAGGAAATGCGGGTCGGACAACTGTACGTTCTCGATCTGCAGCGTCAGCCGGCCGCCGCTGGGCATGGCGTCGCGCGCATTGATGGCGGTATTGATGATGAGGTTCTCGACCTGATTGGGGTCGAGCATGGTGTTCCACAGCTGGCGTGTGATGACGGTCGAGATCTCGATGGTCTCGCCCACCGCGCGGCGCAGCAGGTCGGCCATGTTCTGCACCACCCGTTCCAGGTTGATGCTGCGCGGCTGCAGCGGCT
This genomic window contains:
- a CDS encoding PepSY-associated TM helix domain-containing protein: MRAFFVIIHRWFGLAAAVFLFIAGATGAVISWDHELDAWLNPHLFHAKSADQPNAGAPRPGLELANLVEKAEPKLRVTYVLTAEEPGHTMNMMVEPRIDPATGKLYVLDYNQIAVDPVTAEIQGRRMWGAISLSRENLLPFLYKLHYTMHLPDMGGIETGIWLMGIIGIVWMLDCFIAIYLSFPNWRSWRKSFALRWRDGGHKLNFDLHRSGGVWVWGLLLVLAVTSISMNLERQVMRPILQTVSTLTAGPFETRAPLAPEKVGEPAVSRERAIALGRQQAAKLGLSEPAGGVFYSGMFGVYGVGFFAPGNDHGDGGLGNAWLYFDAASGAYEGGRLPGSGSAGDIFLQAQFPLHSGRILGLPGRILISFMGALVAMLSVTGVIIWVRKRRARLQQRARLAGGPAPMPGAAAGPR